In Aliarcobacter faecis, a genomic segment contains:
- the accA gene encoding acetyl-CoA carboxylase carboxyl transferase subunit alpha: MATYLEFEDKIRKIEEEIITAKSRADEPAVEILNKKLDKEVEKTFKNLNDYQKLQLARHPDRPYALDYINGLLTDAYEIHGDRHFVDDHAIVCYLGFIGTQRTLIIGEQKGRGTKEKLKRNFGMPSPEGYRKALRAAQMAEKFQIPILMLVDTPGAYPGLGAEERNQSEAIAKNLYEFANLTTPTVSVVIGEGGSGGALAISIADKLAMMRYSVYAVISPEGCSAILWNDPSKVETAAQALKITAENLKQQNLIDDVVNEPLIGAHRKKDEAIVALKKYFLSSILELKKLSPEERKEKKYQKIMSLGSFQE, encoded by the coding sequence TTGGCAACTTACTTAGAATTTGAAGATAAAATAAGAAAAATAGAAGAAGAGATTATAACAGCAAAAAGTAGAGCAGATGAACCAGCTGTTGAAATTTTAAATAAAAAACTTGATAAAGAAGTTGAAAAGACATTTAAAAATTTAAATGATTATCAAAAACTTCAACTTGCACGACATCCAGATCGACCTTATGCACTTGATTATATAAATGGACTTTTAACTGATGCTTATGAAATTCATGGAGATAGACATTTTGTAGATGACCATGCAATAGTATGTTACTTAGGTTTTATAGGAACACAAAGAACACTTATTATTGGAGAACAAAAAGGTAGAGGAACTAAAGAAAAATTAAAAAGAAACTTTGGAATGCCTAGTCCAGAAGGTTATAGAAAAGCTTTAAGAGCTGCTCAAATGGCTGAAAAATTTCAAATTCCAATTCTAATGCTAGTTGATACTCCAGGTGCATACCCTGGACTTGGAGCTGAAGAGAGAAATCAAAGTGAAGCAATTGCAAAAAATCTTTACGAATTTGCAAATCTTACAACTCCAACAGTTTCAGTTGTAATTGGAGAAGGTGGAAGTGGTGGAGCTTTAGCAATCTCAATAGCAGATAAACTAGCGATGATGAGATATTCAGTATATGCTGTTATTTCTCCTGAAGGGTGTAGTGCTATTTTATGGAACGATCCATCAAAAGTTGAAACTGCTGCACAAGCACTTAAAATTACAGCTGAAAATTTAAAACAACAAAACTTAATTGATGATGTTGTAAACGAACCTTTGATTGGTGCTCATAGAAAAAAAGATGAAGCTATTGTGGCTTTAAAAAAATATTTTTTAAGCTCGATTCTTGAACTTAAAAAATTAAGTCCAGAAGAAAGAAAAGAAAAGAAATATCAAAAAATTATGAGTTTAGGTTCTTTTCAAGAGTAA
- a CDS encoding beta-ketoacyl-ACP synthase II: MKRVVITGLGTINSIGHNVNESFEAAVNGVCGIDTITLFDISDFSVQIAGEVKNFDPETVMDKKEVKKADRFIQLGIKAAQEAMIDSGFTTLENKKVDEKDAPRFGIISGSGIGGLSTIQKNSTICDTRGSRKISPFFIPSSLANMLSGFISIEHNLKGPSLGHVTACAASTHALNDAVKTIALGGADRILVVGAESAICGAGVGGFAAMKALSTRNDEPKKASRPFDINRDGFVMGEGAGALVVETLDSALQRDAKIYCEIIGFGESGDANHITAPVTEGPLRAMKAAFEMVKNLTGEYPKIDYINTHGTSTPVGDKNETAAIKELFGGKEKCPPVSSTKGQIGHCLGAAGAIEAIMSIKALNEGIIPPTINVENQDPECDLDVVPNIARKVELTTVMSNNFGFGGTNGSVIFKKFTK; this comes from the coding sequence ATGAAAAGAGTTGTTATTACAGGTTTAGGTACAATAAATTCTATAGGTCATAATGTAAATGAATCTTTTGAAGCAGCCGTAAATGGTGTATGTGGAATTGATACAATAACATTATTTGATATTAGTGATTTTTCAGTACAAATAGCAGGAGAGGTAAAAAACTTTGATCCTGAAACTGTAATGGATAAAAAAGAGGTAAAAAAAGCTGATAGATTTATCCAATTAGGGATTAAAGCAGCTCAAGAAGCTATGATTGATAGTGGTTTTACTACACTTGAAAATAAAAAAGTAGATGAAAAAGATGCTCCTAGATTTGGAATTATTTCTGGTTCAGGAATCGGTGGTTTATCTACAATTCAAAAAAACTCTACAATTTGTGATACAAGAGGTTCTAGAAAAATATCTCCATTTTTTATTCCTTCATCTTTAGCTAATATGCTAAGTGGATTTATCTCAATTGAACACAATCTAAAAGGTCCTTCTTTAGGACATGTTACGGCTTGTGCTGCTTCAACTCATGCTTTAAATGATGCTGTTAAAACAATAGCTTTAGGTGGTGCTGATAGAATTTTAGTTGTTGGTGCAGAAAGTGCTATTTGTGGAGCTGGAGTTGGTGGATTTGCAGCAATGAAAGCTCTTTCAACAAGAAATGATGAGCCTAAAAAAGCTTCAAGACCTTTTGATATAAATAGAGATGGATTTGTAATGGGAGAAGGTGCTGGGGCATTAGTTGTTGAAACTCTTGATAGTGCATTACAAAGAGATGCAAAAATCTATTGTGAAATTATTGGATTTGGAGAGAGTGGAGATGCAAATCACATAACTGCTCCTGTTACAGAAGGTCCTCTAAGAGCTATGAAAGCTGCATTTGAAATGGTAAAGAATTTAACAGGAGAATATCCAAAAATAGACTATATCAATACTCATGGAACTTCAACTCCAGTAGGAGATAAGAATGAGACTGCAGCTATAAAAGAGTTATTTGGAGGAAAAGAGAAATGCCCTCCTGTATCTTCTACAAAAGGTCAAATTGGTCACTGTCTAGGTGCTGCTGGTGCAATTGAGGCTATTATGTCAATTAAAGCTTTAAATGAGGGTATTATCCCTCCAACTATTAATGTTGAAAATCAAGATCCTGAATGTGATTTAGATGTTGTTCCAAATATTGCTAGAAAAGTTGAATTAACAACTGTTATGAGTAATAACTTTGGTTTTGGTGGAACAAATGGTTCTGTAATTTTCAAAAAATTTACAAAATAA
- the acpP gene encoding acyl carrier protein — translation MALLDDVKAVVVEQLDCDPAEVKEDSKFIEDLGADSLDVVELVMALEEKFDIEIPDEDAEKILTVADAIAYIENNA, via the coding sequence ATGGCATTATTAGATGATGTAAAAGCGGTTGTTGTAGAGCAATTAGATTGCGATCCAGCTGAAGTTAAAGAAGATTCAAAGTTCATTGAAGATTTAGGTGCAGATTCACTAGATGTTGTTGAACTTGTAATGGCTTTAGAAGAGAAATTTGACATCGAAATTCCAGATGAAGATGCAGAAAAAATCTTAACTGTAGCTGATGCAATAGCATACATCGAAAATAACGCGTAA
- the fabG gene encoding 3-oxoacyl-ACP reductase FabG, giving the protein MKFSGKNVLITGASKGIGAQIAQTLASYGLKVWINYRSKIEEAEIIKEQIEKAGGIAAIIKADVSIEEEFINAIKTIIDSDGELAYLVNNAGITKDKLALRMSVEDFTSVIDANLTSAFIGCKEFYKQRGKKGFGSVVNISSIVGEMGNPGQVNYSASKGGLNAMTKSFAKEAASRNIRYNAVTPGFIQTDMTNLLKDEVKAEYEKNIPLSRFGNPSEIADAVAFLLSDHASYITGEILKVNGGLYV; this is encoded by the coding sequence ACAAACGCTTGCAAGCTATGGACTAAAAGTATGGATAAACTATAGAAGCAAAATTGAAGAAGCAGAAATAATAAAAGAGCAAATAGAAAAAGCAGGTGGAATAGCAGCAATAATTAAGGCTGATGTTTCAATAGAAGAAGAGTTTATAAATGCTATAAAAACTATAATTGATAGTGATGGAGAGTTAGCTTATTTAGTAAACAATGCAGGAATTACAAAAGATAAATTGGCTCTTAGAATGAGTGTTGAAGATTTTACATCAGTAATTGATGCAAACTTAACATCTGCATTTATTGGATGTAAAGAGTTTTATAAACAAAGAGGTAAAAAAGGATTTGGTTCTGTTGTAAATATATCTTCTATTGTTGGAGAGATGGGAAATCCTGGTCAAGTAAATTATTCTGCTTCAAAAGGTGGTTTAAATGCAATGACTAAATCATTTGCAAAAGAGGCTGCAAGTAGAAATATTAGATATAATGCAGTAACTCCTGGATTTATACAAACAGATATGACAAATTTGTTAAAAGATGAAGTAAAAGCTGAATATGAAAAGAATATTCCTCTTTCAAGATTTGGGAATCCAAGTGAAATTGCAGATGCTGTAGCATTTTTATTAAGTGATCATGCTAGCTATATTACTGGTGAGATTTTAAAAGTAAATGGTGGATTATATGTTTAA